The window TTATCGATCCGCTCTCCCGTGAAGTGGTGTCGCTGGAGGCGCTCCTGCGTACGCCTGCGGGCGCGCCGCCAGAAACCTTCTTTGAAGGGTTAGAGGGCGCCGCCCTCTACGAGGCCGATCTGCACAGCAAGAAAACCGCCTTCGCGATGGCGGGCGCGCTCAATATCGGCCAGCAGACGCTGTGCGTGAACCTGCAACCGATGACGCTGGTAACCCTGCCTGGCGCGGTGGATTTTCTGGTTAAGGAGATCCAGGCGAACGGGCTGGTGCCGGATCAGGTGATGGTGGAGTTTACCGAAAGCGAGGTGATCTCCCGCCTGGACGAATTCACCGACGCTATCCGCCAGCTCAAAGCGGCGGGCCTGCGCGTGGCGATTGACCACTTTGGCGCGGGGTTTGCCGGCCTGCTGCTGCTGGCGCAGTTCCAGCCGGACCGCATCAAAATCAACCGCGATCTCATCCGCGACGTGCATAAAAGCGGCCCGCGTCAGGCCATCGTTCAGGCGCTGATCAAATGCTGCGCCTCGCTGGAAATCTCGATTTCCGCCGTCGGCGTGGAGAAAGCCGAGGAGTGGATGTGGCTGGAATCCGCAGGTATTACGCTTTTCCAGGGGTATCTGTTCGCTAAACCGGCGCTCGGCGGCATTCCGGCCGTCGCGTGGCCTGAAAAAAAATTCGGCCTGTAAACGCCGCTCCCCCAATATGGCGCATGTTTAAACCTGCATGCGCCATCCTCCTGTGATTCAACGCCTTTTCTATACACTTTTTTATTGCCCAGCGCGTGCGGAGTTCATACTCTTACTCTCCAGACGGCTCTTAAGTTAACTTCACGGTTGTACAATTAATAAAAATTGTACAAGCTATGAGAAGTTAAATTTTTGAGAGATTCCTGTGTCGGTTTTGAGCGTGAGTGAAGATCCTATGGCGTTTTACAGCATTGGCGAGATAGCAGAACGGTGCGGCATCAACCCCGTGACGCTGCGCGCCTGGCAGCGGCGCTATGGCCTGCTTAAACCCCAGCGCAGCGAAGGCGGTCACCGCCAGTTCGATGAAGACGACATTCAGCGTATCGAAGAGATAAAGCGGCTGGTGAAAAGCGGCGTTCCCGTGGGGAAAGTCAAAGCGCTACTGGATAAAGACCTCGTCGTCGCCCCGGAAGCCTGGCATGTGTTACAGGAAGAGATGATGACCGTGCTGCGCCAGGCGCGTCCTGCCACGCTGCGCGCCAAAATCACGGCGCTGGTGCGTGAAAACGCGGTAGACGGGCTTATCGATAATGTCTTTCTGCCGGTGCGTCGCCGTCTGGGGCTTGATCACTACACTGCGCCTTCCATGCGCAGCCTGATGGACGGCGCGCTGATTGAGTACGCAACGCTGTTTCTCGCCGAAGCGCGCAAGAAAACCACCAAAGAAGCACTGCTGATGGGGTGGGGTACAGTCGATCGCGCCCGCCTGTGGCTCGAAGCCTGTCGTCTCGCGCATCAGGGCTGGCATATCGATGTGCTTGCCGAGCCGCTTGATCTGCCGCACCCGGAGCTCTTCCCCAACCAGCATTTTTTTGTCTGGACCGACGAGCCACTCTCTGAAGGACAGCTGGAGCGGGTCTCCCACTGGCAGGCGCAGGGCTTCGCCATTACTTTTCTGACCGATGCAGAAACGGCGTAATCGCGCCGCACCTCTCTCTATGCGGGCACTCCGCCCGCGTCAGCGCAGCCATTCACCTCACCTGCCTCTTGCCTGATAGCTGACGACCCGCATCAGCGATATCATACGGCGCTTATAGGCTCCTTTCTGGCGTTCTGACGCGCGCTGGCGCGCCGGATGCTTTCATTGATGAGTGAATCATGGATACAAAAACGAGATCCCGGACGGTGCTGAACCTGCCGGCGGGTTACTACGGCATGGTGTTAGGCCTTATCGGTATGGGGCTCGCGTGGCGTTACGCCAGTACCGTCTGGCCGGTAAGCCCGATAATTAGCAACGCGATCGTGGCGCTTGCGATGATTGTCTGGCTGTTGCTGAGCGTGGCGTTTGTCTGGCGCGCGGTGACATTCTGGCCGAGTGTGCAGGCCGAACTGCGCCACCCCGTGCAGAGCAGTTTTATCAGCCTGTTTCCCGCCACCACGCTGCTGGTGGCCATTGGCATGACGCCCTGGTGTCGGCCCGTCGCGCTGGCGCTGTTCGCCGCGGGCGTGGCGGCGCAGTTAGGTTACGGCGCGTGGCAGTCAGCGGGGCTGTGGCGCGGCAATCACCCGGCCGAGGCCACCACGCCCGGTCTCTATCTGCCGACCGTCGCGAACAACTTTATCAGCGCGATGGCCTGCGGAGCGCTCGGGTATCCGGATGTCGGTTATCTGTTTCTCGGGGCGGGCGTGTTCTCCTGGCTGAGCCTGGAGCCGGTGATTTTACAGCGTCTTCGCAGCACCGGCGCGCTGCCAGCGCCGCTGCGCACGTCACTGGGTATTCAACTGGCCCCGGCGCTGGTCGCCTGCAACGCCTGGCTTGCGGTCAACGGCGGCGAGGCGGATGTCTTCGCTAAAATGCTCTTCGGCTATGGTCTCCTGCAATTGCTGTTTATGCTGCGACTGATGCCGTGGTATCTGGCGCAGCCCTTTAACCCGTCGTTCTGGAGCTTTTCGTTCGGCATTTCGGCGCTGGCCAGCACCGGTCTGCATCTCGGCCACCACGGTCAGAGCGGGTTTTTCGCAGCACTCGCCGTTCCGCTGTTTATCTTCACCAATCTCATTATCGCGCTGCTGGTCGTGAAAACGGTTCTGCTGCTGATACAGGGTAAGCTGTTGATCCGCGTTGAACGCGAGACCCCGCCCGCCGCGCAGAAAGAGGGCGCGTAGCACGGGGTGACAGTAAGCGCCGCGTGAACACCTGCACGGTATTCAGCGCGCGTCGGCGGCGCGCTGATAATCCCGCTTTTGATAATAAAGCGTGTCAGTTTTACTCTCTTATGTCTCCTGGCTGCGGCAGATAGACTTTGCCTCCTGCTTATATTCAGGAGAGATCATGACCGCTATTTCCTCGCTTAAGGTTGACCGTCCGCTCCGACGGCTGGCGCTGCTCATCGCCTATATCCAGTTTACTAACGCGCTGGAATATATGATTTTTAACCCGGTTTTCAGTTATATGGCGCCGTGGTTTAACGTGCCCGTGACCTGGGCTGGCTATGTCACCGGGATCTACACGCTCGCGGCCGTCATCGCCGGGCTCACCGCCTGGCTGTGGATGGAGAAGCGTAATCAACGGCGCTTTCTCGCCGCCAGTATGGCCGTGCTCGGCGCGCTGACGCTGCTGATTTTGCTGACGGATAGCTTCGCCGCGCTGCTGGCGTTGCGTTTTATCGCGGGGCTGACGGGCGGCACGACGATGGGGGTCGCCAGCGCATTACTGATCAACGCGGTGCCTGCGGCGGCGCGCCCGCGTGCGCTCGCCACGGTTATCGCGGCGTTCGCGGTCGTGAGTATTGTCGGTATGCCTGGCGTGCTGTTCATCTGCGAGCATTACCACTGGCAGGCCGCGCTGGGCGTGATTAGCGTGCTCTGCTTTGCGGCGATCCCGTTTATTTTCGCCATCATCCCACCCTCGCTGCCGCGTGCGGGGCGTGCACCTGCGCTCCCGCTGACGCCGTCTGTCGTACTGGTTGCATCCACCAACGCGCTCGCACAGTTTAGCGCGATGCTGATCATCCCGGTGCTGGTGCCGGTGCTGACAGGCGCGCTGCACGCGTCGGGGGCCTCGCTGCCCTGGCTTTTTGTCGCAGGCGGCGTGGCGGGGTTCGCGGCAACCCGGCTGACCGGGAGACTTCTGCTGCGCGTATCAGGGTTTACGCTGAGCCTGGCAGCCAGCCTGGTATTGATGTTAAGCCTGCTGATGCCGGCCTTCGGCATTGAGGCGCCGTGGCTCTTTATGGCGCTGTTTCTCGCGGCGTCCTATGCCCGGCTGGTGGCGTCTTCTGCGGTCGCGATGCGCTTTGCGCAGGACCGCTGGCGGGCCAGCTTCACGAGCCTCCAGACGGCGCTGATGTCGCTTGCCACCACGGCTGCCTTCATACTGTGCTCGCTGATTTTTCCGTCTCAGGGGATCACTCCTGGCGCCCTGCAAGCGCTGCTATGGATTGCCGGAAGCAGCGCGCTGCTGCTGCCCGTCAGCCTGAAAGCGGTGGAGCGCTGGCTTCTGGCGCGCGAAGTGGCCCCCGTCGCCTGAGCCAGTGGCCTCTTCGCCAGACAACAAAAAACCCGGCAGTGCCGGGCTTTTTAGCGGGAGGGCAATACTCAGAACGTTTCCCAGTCGCCCGCGCCGTCTGCGGCCAGCGTGCGTGCCGGTGTGTGCGAGGCGGTGGGCTTCGCCGCTGCCGGTTTTTTCTGGATGGCATCGCCAAGCTTGAACAGCGAGATGAGCTGCGACAGCTCGCCTGCCTGCTGCTCCAGCGACGCGGCGGCGGCGGACGACTCCTGCACCAGCGCGGCGTTCTGCTGGGTGGTGGAGTCCAGTTCGCTCACGGCTTTGCTTATCTGATCGATCCCGCGGCTCTGCTCGTCGGAGGCGTGAGAGATTTCCGTCATGATCCCGCTGACGCCTTCCACGGACGAGACGATATCTTTCATGGTTTCGCCCGCTTTGTTGACCATTGCGGAGCCGGAGGTGACCCGCGCGACGGATTCCTGTATCAGGCCCTCAATTTCTTTAGCGGCCTGCGCGCTGCGGCTTGCCAGCGTTCTGACTTCCCCCGCGACCACGGCGAACCCGCGCCCCTGCTCACCGGCACGCGCGGCTTCCACCGCGGCGTTCAGCGCCAGGATGTTGGTCTGGAAGGAGATGCCATTAATCACGGCGATGATATCTTTGATCTTATTGGAGCTGTCGGTGATGTTGTCCATTGTTTCAACCACATCCCAGACAATCTGCCCGCCGCTGCGCGCGTTCTGCGCTGCGGTGTGGGCCAGCGAACTCGCTTCACGGGCGTTATCGGCGTTGCGTTTCACGGTGGAGGTTAACTCTTCCATGCTGGCGGCGGTTTGCACCACGGCGGCTGACTGCTCTTCGGTGCGCGACGCCAGGTCGGTATTGCCGATGGAGATCTGCGAGGACGCCGAGGCGACGTAGATAACCGACTCTTTAATCTGGGTGATAAGCTCGCGCAGGCGCTGGTTCATCGTCGCCATCGCGGCGCTGAGGCGGCCCAGTTCATCGGTGGAATCGGCTTCGATAACCGCCGTCAGGTCGCCTGCGGCGATACGCTCCGCGACGCTCAGGTTATAACGGATCTGCGAGGTCATCTGGCGGGTGATCAGCCAGGCGATAAAGAGCCCGATCACCACCGCGCAAAGTGCGACAATCACCATGATATACATGACATGCTCAATCTTGGTATTGCTCTTATCGGCCTGAATCTGCGCAAGCTCGCTGGTCGCTTTATTTAATTTCTCCGCCACCACGGTCATCGCGTCTGCCCCGGTTTTGGCGCTTTTCAGGGCGAGGCTGTAGCCGTCTACCGCGTCGCCGAGTGAATTCAGCGCGGATTGCAGCGTATCGGCCGAGCCGGCAACGGCCGCGGCATTTTCACTTTTTATGGCAGCCAGCAGCGAGAGCGCCTGCTGTAAATCATAGCTGAACTGTTGCTGTCCATCCGCACCGCGTGACGAGACAATAACGCCTGCGTCAGCGCGAATTTTCTCAATAAAATAGAGTAGATTGACGCTGGATTTGGATAACGAATCGCTGTCGCGCAGCGTCTGAGAGACGGAATCAAAGGTCGACTGGCGGGTCGCTTCCAGCACTTTTTTCCCTTGCTCAATACTCGCGCTTTCAAGTGAAATAAACTGGTTGCGCACGTCATGATATTCTTTCACCGTTTCGCCCAGCGCCGTAAATAACAGGTGAGTATCTTTTTCCCAGGCAAAACGGTCGCCGTCTTTAATTTTTGCCGTCATCCGGTTAATGGCATTCAGGTTTTCCTGCGCCGCTTTTTCATCATGGCTGACCTGATACATCAGACGGTTACGTCTGGCGGTATTTAAATCATTGCTAATCTGATTAACCAGTTGTTCTTTGTCAGAGTGTTCGCTGATAGCCATTAGCTGGCTAAGGTTTATGGCCGACGAGGCGATAATGATACCGACTAATACCGAAAAACCGCCAAATAACTTTGCTGCTACAGAAAGGTTCTTAAAAATACCCGGTTTACCTGTCATTGTTGATTCCTCGGCTGCTGACCATGCTGTCTTCATACAGGCGCCGTCGCGTTTATTTATGGCGCAATAATATGCGCGCATTTAAGGCGTCAGGGCTGTTATCGTTGAGTTACTCCATTAGGGTTATCGGCAGGAGTGAAAATTTTATTCAGGGAAAATCAGCATTAAATTCCGCTCCGCTGTTAACTCATTGAGTTGCGTATTTAATTTTTTCACTATGTGTGATCGTATTAACAAAGGCAGGATGGTTAGGCTGTTAATTAATTTGCGCGGTACAAATATGAGCCTGGTAAGAATATATTCTCGTTTTTTTATTAGCGTGCTAATTCACTGGCGTTAAGCGTTACGCCAAAATCCACGGTGTACGCCGTGGCGTAAAAAAGCTTTTGCCGACAAATAAAGGCGAAACTTGCGGGTAGACTGATACCCGGTTCGCTCATCAGACAACGAGGTGAAAATGGCATTTACTCATATGCGTATCGCAAGGCCGGTGACCGATCTCGAAAAATCTTTCCGGCGCTGGTCGCAGGGGCTGGGGCTTGTAAAACTGGCGGCGTTTACCGATCACGCCGGGTTCAGCGGCATTATGCTCGGGCGTGAAGACGTGCCCTGGCATCTTGAATTTACGGTCTGTCACGAACACCCGGTCGCGCCGTCGCCCTGTAATGAGGATTTACTGGTGCTCTATTACCCTGATAAGGCTGAATGGCAGCGCGTTTGCGCGACGCTCGACGCCGCTGGCTTTATCCAGACGCCTTCCTTTAACCCCTACTGGGACATTAACGGGCGTACCTGGATGGACCATGACGGTTATCGGGTGGTGGTGCAAAACCAGGCGTGGTAATACGTTTTACGGCACAACGGCTTCGCGCAGGCAATCTCAGTAAATCCTGATAAAGATCAGGCTTCAGGGCGCGCAGAAGGCTATACTGCTTCTGCGCTTTTTTGCGCGCAATAACAATAATTTAATCCCGTTATCTCAGGGATCTCAGGGGGCAATATGAAGTCTGTGGCATTACTGGCGCTCGCCGTGTTGTATCTGCACAGCGGCAGTGCGTTATCAGCGACCGGCACGGCGTCAGAAGCAGGCTATCAGGAAATAAAAAAAACCGTGGCGGAACTGCACCCTGTGACCTTTAAAGCGGCGCACGAAACGCATCAGGTGCTGGTATTTATTGATAACCAGTGCGGCTATTGCAGCGACGTGGTGAAAAACGTTAATAAATATACCGACGCTGGCCTGACGATGTCATTTTTAACCGTGGCGCCCGGCTCAATCCGCGATTCGGTGATTGAGGATATGGCGCGGGTCTGGTGTTCCAGGGATCAACAGAAAAGCCTGAAGAACGCGATGGCCGGGTTTCTCCCTGATAATGACGCGACGCCGGAATGTGAAAATCTGATCAAAGCGCAATCGGCATTCGCGGTTAAAAATGGCGTTCAGGTGACGCCCACGCTGGTGGTGATGGATAACCCGCCGCAGGTGTTATTAGGGAGCCTGCCGCCTGACGCGATCCTTGCCCGTCTCCCTGCGCCGCGTAAATAACGCTGCTTTTCATGCTTGCATCCGCGCGGCGCGTTTACGCACCGCCGGGCAGTGAGAGTGTCAGGCGCATCGCACAGCGGTCAGCGCGGCAAAAGCCGTGCGCCGCTTCTTCCTCCAGCAGACGGGCCAGACGCACCGACAGCGCGTCGTCGGCAATCACGCGAAATCCAAAACGCTCATAAAACGGTCGATTCCAGGGCACATCGCGAAACGTGGTCAGCGTCAGTGCGGCAAGACGCCTGTCGCGGGCATCACTAATGGCCCCGGCCATCAGCATTTTCCCAAGCCCGTTCCCCTGATAATCGCGGGCCACCGCGACACCCAGAATATGCAGTTCATCGGCAACATATTCTCCGTTAATAAACCCCACGAGCGTGTCGGCATCGTCCACTGCGACGGCGCAATAGCCCGTCGCGAGCAGCTGATAATGTAACGCCTGAGGCTGCGCGCCGTCCGTCGCCACCCAGGCGAGTGCCGGGATCGCCGCAAAGGCGCTGTCCGCCGAGCGTTC is drawn from Cronobacter dublinensis subsp. dublinensis LMG 23823 and contains these coding sequences:
- a CDS encoding GNAT family N-acetyltransferase; the encoded protein is MAFRIRKTAAEDIAWLEDVERSADSAFAAIPALAWVATDGAQPQALHYQLLATGYCAVAVDDADTLVGFINGEYVADELHILGVAVARDYQGNGLGKMLMAGAISDARDRRLAALTLTTFRDVPWNRPFYERFGFRVIADDALSVRLARLLEEEAAHGFCRADRCAMRLTLSLPGGA
- the tehA gene encoding dicarboxylate transporter/tellurite-resistance protein TehA; its protein translation is MDTKTRSRTVLNLPAGYYGMVLGLIGMGLAWRYASTVWPVSPIISNAIVALAMIVWLLLSVAFVWRAVTFWPSVQAELRHPVQSSFISLFPATTLLVAIGMTPWCRPVALALFAAGVAAQLGYGAWQSAGLWRGNHPAEATTPGLYLPTVANNFISAMACGALGYPDVGYLFLGAGVFSWLSLEPVILQRLRSTGALPAPLRTSLGIQLAPALVACNAWLAVNGGEADVFAKMLFGYGLLQLLFMLRLMPWYLAQPFNPSFWSFSFGISALASTGLHLGHHGQSGFFAALAVPLFIFTNLIIALLVVKTVLLLIQGKLLIRVERETPPAAQKEGA
- a CDS encoding methyl-accepting chemotaxis protein, yielding MTGKPGIFKNLSVAAKLFGGFSVLVGIIIASSAINLSQLMAISEHSDKEQLVNQISNDLNTARRNRLMYQVSHDEKAAQENLNAINRMTAKIKDGDRFAWEKDTHLLFTALGETVKEYHDVRNQFISLESASIEQGKKVLEATRQSTFDSVSQTLRDSDSLSKSSVNLLYFIEKIRADAGVIVSSRGADGQQQFSYDLQQALSLLAAIKSENAAAVAGSADTLQSALNSLGDAVDGYSLALKSAKTGADAMTVVAEKLNKATSELAQIQADKSNTKIEHVMYIMVIVALCAVVIGLFIAWLITRQMTSQIRYNLSVAERIAAGDLTAVIEADSTDELGRLSAAMATMNQRLRELITQIKESVIYVASASSQISIGNTDLASRTEEQSAAVVQTAASMEELTSTVKRNADNAREASSLAHTAAQNARSGGQIVWDVVETMDNITDSSNKIKDIIAVINGISFQTNILALNAAVEAARAGEQGRGFAVVAGEVRTLASRSAQAAKEIEGLIQESVARVTSGSAMVNKAGETMKDIVSSVEGVSGIMTEISHASDEQSRGIDQISKAVSELDSTTQQNAALVQESSAAAASLEQQAGELSQLISLFKLGDAIQKKPAAAKPTASHTPARTLAADGAGDWETF
- a CDS encoding thioredoxin fold domain-containing protein, with amino-acid sequence MKSVALLALAVLYLHSGSALSATGTASEAGYQEIKKTVAELHPVTFKAAHETHQVLVFIDNQCGYCSDVVKNVNKYTDAGLTMSFLTVAPGSIRDSVIEDMARVWCSRDQQKSLKNAMAGFLPDNDATPECENLIKAQSAFAVKNGVQVTPTLVVMDNPPQVLLGSLPPDAILARLPAPRK
- a CDS encoding MFS transporter, which gives rise to MTAISSLKVDRPLRRLALLIAYIQFTNALEYMIFNPVFSYMAPWFNVPVTWAGYVTGIYTLAAVIAGLTAWLWMEKRNQRRFLAASMAVLGALTLLILLTDSFAALLALRFIAGLTGGTTMGVASALLINAVPAAARPRALATVIAAFAVVSIVGMPGVLFICEHYHWQAALGVISVLCFAAIPFIFAIIPPSLPRAGRAPALPLTPSVVLVASTNALAQFSAMLIIPVLVPVLTGALHASGASLPWLFVAGGVAGFAATRLTGRLLLRVSGFTLSLAASLVLMLSLLMPAFGIEAPWLFMALFLAASYARLVASSAVAMRFAQDRWRASFTSLQTALMSLATTAAFILCSLIFPSQGITPGALQALLWIAGSSALLLPVSLKAVERWLLAREVAPVA
- a CDS encoding diguanylate phosphodiesterase, with the translated sequence MLTTIIYRSHICDDVPVSVLDDMVTAANNKNGQADVTGILLFNGRHFFQLLEGPEESVKSIYRAICADTRHYNLVELLCDYAPARRFGKSGMELFDLRNYERDEVLQHVLNKGTSKYQLVYGDRALQFFQTFVEATEKENYFEIPPGDSWDFITEDDGVQAPTDAGTQTDCSFAFQPIIDPLSREVVSLEALLRTPAGAPPETFFEGLEGAALYEADLHSKKTAFAMAGALNIGQQTLCVNLQPMTLVTLPGAVDFLVKEIQANGLVPDQVMVEFTESEVISRLDEFTDAIRQLKAAGLRVAIDHFGAGFAGLLLLAQFQPDRIKINRDLIRDVHKSGPRQAIVQALIKCCASLEISISAVGVEKAEEWMWLESAGITLFQGYLFAKPALGGIPAVAWPEKKFGL
- a CDS encoding VOC family protein yields the protein MAFTHMRIARPVTDLEKSFRRWSQGLGLVKLAAFTDHAGFSGIMLGREDVPWHLEFTVCHEHPVAPSPCNEDLLVLYYPDKAEWQRVCATLDAAGFIQTPSFNPYWDINGRTWMDHDGYRVVVQNQAW
- a CDS encoding MerR family transcriptional regulator; amino-acid sequence: MAFYSIGEIAERCGINPVTLRAWQRRYGLLKPQRSEGGHRQFDEDDIQRIEEIKRLVKSGVPVGKVKALLDKDLVVAPEAWHVLQEEMMTVLRQARPATLRAKITALVRENAVDGLIDNVFLPVRRRLGLDHYTAPSMRSLMDGALIEYATLFLAEARKKTTKEALLMGWGTVDRARLWLEACRLAHQGWHIDVLAEPLDLPHPELFPNQHFFVWTDEPLSEGQLERVSHWQAQGFAITFLTDAETA